The Acomys russatus chromosome X, mAcoRus1.1, whole genome shotgun sequence genome segment CAAGCCCTATGAATGCGGGGAGTGTGGCAAGACCTTCACGCGCAGCTCCAACCTCGTCAAGCACCAGATCATCCACAGCAGCGAGATGCCATTCGTGTGCCGCGTGTGCGGAAAGGTGTTCCGGCGCAGCTTCGCACTGCTTGAGCATGCGCGCATCCACAGTGGCGAGCGGCCCTATGAGTGTGGCGAGTGCGGCAAGGCATTCAGCCGAAGCTCCAACCTCATTGAGCATCAGCGCACCCACAGCGGCCGGAAGCCCTACGTCTGCCAGGAGTGTGGCAAGGCATTCAAGGGCATCTCGCAGCTCATCCACCACCAGCGCAGCCACCGTAGCGACAGGCCCTTCACATGCCCTGAGTGCGGGAAGGCCTTCCGAGGCCACTCCGGGCTCAGCCAACACCAGCGGGTGCACAGCGGCGAGAAGCCCTATGAGTGCAGCGAGTGCGGCCGGGCCTTTGGTCGCAGAGCCAACCTCTTCAAGCATCAGGCGGTGCATGGTGGGGTATGGCTTGAGCGCCGCGGTCGAGGGAAGGGGCTCCGTCGTGGCTGCATGCTCCTGGAGCATCGGCGGGGCCCCCGCGGGGCCCGGCCCCAGGAGGCTGGGGAAGGCAGCTCCGCCGACCCCCAGCATATCGACACCAATGAAAAGCCCCAAGTGTGTGAGCGCTGTGGCCAGGTCTTTGAAAACAAGTTGCTGTTGTGTCGCCACTTGCGCATCCACGACGACGAAGATGACAAGAAACAGAAGCCTATTACTGCGAGCGCCTTAGCTTTGGAGGAGGAGAAGTTCAGCCAACATCTGAAAGCCCAGCCCGAAGAGGAAAGCGACAGCGAAAGCAGTGAAGTTTTCCTGTATGGTGAGAGGGCCCAGGGCCCATGTTCTCCTTGAGGCTGGAAACAAGGCAGCGATTCAGAATGGCAGGGTggccccttctccccctccccggTGTGAAACAGAGAAGCAATTCATAATGACAGGGTGCACCCCTCACGCAGAGTAGTCTGTCCTATTCCTTTCCCACCATGGAAAGGAGAGCTCCCTCCCTAGTCCTTGATGATATAATTGATGCTTAGAGATTGCACAGGAAGAAGTCTCAAGGCGCCTAGGCAGGGTTCTCCTGTGTGTGCTTgggtgtgtgagtgcctgcatgcGTGGGGTGGGGTCTCCAGGTGAGCTGTTTACATAATCCAGAGTTGGTCTCCCCCAACCCATGAGAATTGCTTGATGTGGTTAGGAGGGAAGCAGCAGTGTCCAGCCAACTCTAGGCACCTTACCTTGAAGTTTACAGAGGGGTGGCCCATGTCTTTTCCCTTGTTTCATGTTGGGTGGCTCCCTCCTCTTAAGAGTTGTTTGTGTTTCTAGGTAGACTATACTAAACGCACTTTATTCTAGTAAAAATGTATAAGTTGAAGGGACTCTAAAAGTAGCCTGAGGTCCTGGAGCACAAGCTGGACCATGTGGGACAACTTGGACCCTATGGATGCGCCCCTGCTGCTCCTTGAAGGGTGTGTACTAAACCTGTCCTCTTGCAGAGAGGTTAAGCCCAAACACCCTGAGGATCTCCTTTTTTGGGAAAGGAGCCCGTTTCCTCTGGTCCAAATAGGAGAAGGGTCTAGGAAAGCCATGGCAGCATTTACAACCCCAACCCCTTGCTGGCTTTAGTCTCCTCCCTTCCTGCTTAGTGAAGGCCATACTGGCCTCTTCCTGCCACTCCTACCCTCTGCCCCAGTGCCTAAAGTTTCTCTGTTAATCCCATTGTGTGGTAATGACAGGTTAGGAATTTGCACTTAGATGGCCCTTAAAATGAGTCTGGCCAAACAGTTATCTTTCAGATAGATGACATTTCTTAGACTATTAATTGCCATTATTTTAATATGCTTTTGTTTGGGGTAACAGTTGAAAATGGAGCTGGATGTTCTTGTTCTTGTCgttcttgttgctgctgctgctgctgctgctgctgctgctgctgctgttgctgttgctctatGGGTGTGTTAGGGAATTGATCCTTTGTAAAAATTCCTCAGGCAGAGGGTGTGTGGCTCAGAGGTGGAGTATACGCCTAGCTGAATACAGGCTGTATGTTCCATCCTGCCCCTACCCCCAGAAAAGTTCAGACATGAGAAAGGGGTCTTCCCAGGCCATGAGCGATGAGTGTGGTGGCAAATCTGGCCCTCGGGGTCATATcacattcctttcttctcttatGTCTGGCTGACTTTTCAAATGGCACTTTACTGAGAACTGGGGATGGGGGAGTCATAAGGAAACCTGTGACAGTTCTATTCCACCTGTGCTGTCCCCAGAAGCCCTGAAGATCTGTCCCTTGGTATGGTCAGCTCAGCATCCTAGTCAGCAAGCTACTTTCCACGAGGAGAGAAAGATTTTTGTCACAGAAGCTACATGAGGGCAGGTTGGTGGTACAGGTTAAGTAGAGACTGCCCCTGGGCACTCCAAGGAAGAGTAAAGACATCTTTCCTGCCAGGGGAGAAAGGCTAAAGACAGTTGCCTCCTGTCAAGAGAGTATGGGAAGACCTTGAAACTCGGATGCTGGTCACAGAATAACTTGAGATACTCCCATGCACACACTTTATGTATATAAGATGTTTTGGGTAACGTTCTAGTTTGTGACTTGCTCTTCTGTCCGTGTCCTCCAAGAGATGCCCATCTTCATGTCCTGTGCTTGCTTTCTTGTGGTGAACCTGCGGCTGTGTGTCATGCTGGACACTAATGAAAAAGCCTTGAAAAACAGACAGCTACTTAAAAAGGAGCTCCCCCATGTAGAGAAGGGACTGACTCCAGAATTAAAGTAAACAGGTAGTGGGTTCAAGGTCACAAGCAAGAGTCAACTCTGAGCTAGAAAGAGCCTAAAGTGATGCTAGGATTAGTGGGGAGGGTCGTTTCTCGTGTGGGAGGGGCTACTGTTTCTGgggtctttctttcttattttcttttcttttttatttatttttatttattttttctgctaCCAAGCTTCAGGCACCAACTCTTACAGTTTTACAAACAGGAAGTAAAATATAGGGACTTcatgttggggggaggggttgctgAAAAGTGCCTTGCTTAGGAGTGGGGAGGGTGTGGTGTATTAAGGAAGGCCAGAATTCACCCAGGTTTCTCTAGGGCAGTTCTGAGTCAGGATTCTAAACTAATCGAGCTGTAGAAATTCAGACTCTAGCTGGTCCCACATGAGGAGCAATTTCGCtaaacataaaatgaagaaaagttaGCGTAAAAGAGAATGGATATGAGGTGtgagttctctcctcccagccactATGGTCAGAGATAGAAGAGGTGGTGTGCAAGAAGACTAAGGAATTTGGGGATCCTACCTGCATTTCTCCGAGTCCGCACTTGCGCTGGAATTTGTAGCTGGCTTCATGTTTTTGTGAGCCCCAGTTCATCTGTGATTCCACAAAACAACGGCCC includes the following:
- the Zfp92 gene encoding zinc finger protein 92 homolog, whose protein sequence is MAAILLSAKPKVPVSFEDVSVYFTKTEWKLLDPKQRNLYKQVMLENYSHLVSVGLAFSKPKLISQLEKGEKPWITEGTMDLTEEPCTGNRIKNKTLTTKPKLFGRGLLGDTSGFSFQRRPHDFRPNPMIRYQHSRIAEKRYLCQQCGKSFSRSSNLIKHRIVHSSEKPYECSECGKLFRRSLALLEHQRIHSGDKPYECGECGKTFTRSSNLVKHQIIHSSEMPFVCRVCGKVFRRSFALLEHARIHSGERPYECGECGKAFSRSSNLIEHQRTHSGRKPYVCQECGKAFKGISQLIHHQRSHRSDRPFTCPECGKAFRGHSGLSQHQRVHSGEKPYECSECGRAFGRRANLFKHQAVHGGVWLERRGRGKGLRRGCMLLEHRRGPRGARPQEAGEGSSADPQHIDTNEKPQVCERCGQVFENKLLLCRHLRIHDDEDDKKQKPITASALALEEEKFSQHLKAQPEEESDSESSEVFLYGERAQGPCSP